A stretch of the Ostrea edulis chromosome 9, xbOstEdul1.1, whole genome shotgun sequence genome encodes the following:
- the LOC125668548 gene encoding ubiquitin domain-containing protein 2-like isoform X1: protein MGGCIGSNRENGPSSGESSDAAVSIGRNQPLKPEKPKWKSEVPLTDGQLRSKRDEFWDTAPAFEGRKEIWDALKAAAYALETGDHALAQAIIDGANISLPHGTLMDSYDELGNRYQLPVYALSAPTNLIEDISENEAGVDSENQSPGLEMPVKFRISTTNKDLKLYVRTTDSVLKLKKRICDELGIEPRRQRWYFSGRLLGDKLRLEDAKIPKNCVVQVIVSPEPGDETT from the exons TTTCTATAGGGAGGAACCAACCTTTAAAACCAGAGAAACCCAAATGGAAGAGTGAGGTCCCCTTGACTGATGGTCAGCTGCGGTCGAAGCGAGACGAGTTTTGGGACACGGCCCCTGCGTTTGAAGGACGGAAGGAGATCTGGGATGCCTTAAAAGCGGCAGCATACGCCTTGGAGACGGGAGACCACGCCTTAGCGCAGGCAATCATAGACGGAGCGAACATATCACTTCCTCATG GGACACTTATGGATAGTTATGATGAATTGGGAAATCGTTACCAGCTTCCAGTCTATGCCCTGAGTGCCCCCACAAACTTAATTGAGGACATAAGTGAGAATGAGGCTGGTGTTGATTCGGAGAACCAATCTCCGGGCCTGGAGATGCCTGTCAAGTTCAGAATCTCTACCACAAACAAAGACCTCAAACTCTACGTACGGACCACAGACAGTGTTCTGAAACTCAAAAAACGTATCTGTGATGAATTGGGCATCGAGCCTCGCCGACAGCGCTGGTACTTTTCTGGTCGCCTATTAGGCGATAAACTTCGATTGGAGGACGCTAAGATTCCAAAGAATTGTGTGGTTCAGGTAATAGTATCTCCTGAGCCGGGGGACGAAACTACCTGA
- the LOC125668548 gene encoding ubiquitin domain-containing protein 2-like isoform X2 encodes MGGCIGSNRENGPSSGESSDAAGRNQPLKPEKPKWKSEVPLTDGQLRSKRDEFWDTAPAFEGRKEIWDALKAAAYALETGDHALAQAIIDGANISLPHGTLMDSYDELGNRYQLPVYALSAPTNLIEDISENEAGVDSENQSPGLEMPVKFRISTTNKDLKLYVRTTDSVLKLKKRICDELGIEPRRQRWYFSGRLLGDKLRLEDAKIPKNCVVQVIVSPEPGDETT; translated from the exons GGAGGAACCAACCTTTAAAACCAGAGAAACCCAAATGGAAGAGTGAGGTCCCCTTGACTGATGGTCAGCTGCGGTCGAAGCGAGACGAGTTTTGGGACACGGCCCCTGCGTTTGAAGGACGGAAGGAGATCTGGGATGCCTTAAAAGCGGCAGCATACGCCTTGGAGACGGGAGACCACGCCTTAGCGCAGGCAATCATAGACGGAGCGAACATATCACTTCCTCATG GGACACTTATGGATAGTTATGATGAATTGGGAAATCGTTACCAGCTTCCAGTCTATGCCCTGAGTGCCCCCACAAACTTAATTGAGGACATAAGTGAGAATGAGGCTGGTGTTGATTCGGAGAACCAATCTCCGGGCCTGGAGATGCCTGTCAAGTTCAGAATCTCTACCACAAACAAAGACCTCAAACTCTACGTACGGACCACAGACAGTGTTCTGAAACTCAAAAAACGTATCTGTGATGAATTGGGCATCGAGCCTCGCCGACAGCGCTGGTACTTTTCTGGTCGCCTATTAGGCGATAAACTTCGATTGGAGGACGCTAAGATTCCAAAGAATTGTGTGGTTCAGGTAATAGTATCTCCTGAGCCGGGGGACGAAACTACCTGA